One Onthophagus taurus isolate NC chromosome 11, IU_Otau_3.0, whole genome shotgun sequence genomic window carries:
- the LOC111423557 gene encoding T-complex protein 1 subunit epsilon: MASLPGSIAFDEYGRPFIIIRDQDKQKRLTGADALKSHIMAAKQIAGTIKTSLGPKGLDKMMVSPDGDVTVTNDGATILKMMDVEHEVGKLLVQLSQSQDDEIGDGTTGVVVLAGALLEQAGALLDRGIHPIRIADGFELAAQKAVEHLDKIAELFPVAEDNLEPLIKVAMTTLGSKIINKCHRQMAEIAVKAVLQVANLETRDVNFELIKVEGKVGGRLEDTVLVKGVVIDKTMSHPQMPKELKDVKIAILTCPFEPPKPKTKHKLDVTSTEDYKELRKYEQEKFNEMVTQVKNAGTTLAICQWGFDDEANHLLLQQKLPAVRWVGGPEIELIAIATGGRIVPRFEELTPDKLGKAGLVRELSFGTTKDKMLVIEECSNSRAVTILVRGGNAMLVAEAKRSLHDALCVIRSLIQEPRIVYGGGASEIACSLYVAAQADLLASLEQYAFRAFAEALESIPLALAENSGLSAIHALAEVKAKQAGTGDSALGIDCMQTGNVNMRDQHVIESLKSKRQQIKLATQLVKMILKIDDVRSAQESQ; this comes from the exons ATGGCTTCCCTCCCAGGAAGTATCGCCTTTGATGAATACGGTAGACCTTTTATAATCATTAGGGACCAAGACAAGCAAAAACGTTTGACAGGAGCCGATGCCCTCAAG TCCCATATTATGGCCGCAAAACAAATCGCAGGCACCATCAAAACGTCATTGGGCCCCAAAGGATTAGACAAAATGATGGTGTCACCTGACGGTGATGTAACCGTAACCAACGATGGTGCcaccattttaaaaatgatggatGTCGAGCACGAAGTTGGTAAATTACTCGTTCAATTGTCCCAATCGCAAGATGACGAAATCGGGGATGGAACAACTGGCGTTGTGGTCTTAGCTGGGGCCCTTTTAGAGCAAGCTGGGGCTTTATTAGATCGTGGTATTCACCCAATCAGAATAGCGGATGGTTTTGAATTAGCAGCTCAAAAAGCTGTGGAGCACCTAGATAAAATCGCCGAACTCTTTCCAGTAGCTGAAGATAACCTTGAACCTCTCATAAAAGTAGCTATGACCACGTTGGGATCAAAAATCATTAACAAATGTCATCGCCAAATGGCTGAAATTGCTGTTAAAGCCGTACTACAAGTTGCTAATTTAGAAACAAGGGATGTTAACTTTGAACTGATTAAAGTTGAGGGAAAAGTTGGGGGTCGATTAGAAGACACCGTTTTGGTTAAAGGGGTTGTGATCGATAAAACAATGAGTCACCCCCAAATGcctaaagaattaaaagatgTTAAAATCGCAATTTTAACTTGTCCCTTTGAACCACCAAAACCAAAAACTAAACATAAGTTAGATGTAACTAGCACTGAAGATTATAAGGAGTTAAGGAAATATGAACAAgagaaatttaatgaaatggTTACTCAAGTTAAAAATGCAGGGACAACTTTGGCTATTTGCCAATGGGGTTTCGACGATGAAGCTAATCATTTGttgttacaacaaaagttacCGGCGGTTCGATGGGTTGGAGGTCCTGAGATTGAATTAATCGCTATTGCAACCGGTGGACGAATCGTACCTCGTTTTGAGGAACTTACACCGGATAAATTAGGAAAAGCCGGTCTTGTTCGTGAATTATCTTTCGGTACAAccaaagataaaatgttggtTATCGAAGAATGTTCGAATTCGCGTGCCGTTACTATTTTAGTACGCGGTGGTAACGCAATGTTAGTCGCTGAAGCTAAAAGAAGCTTACATGATGCTTTATGCGTTATTAGAAGTCTCATCCAAGAACCTCGTATTGTCTATGGAGGAGGAGCCTCTGAAATTGCTTGTAGTTTATACGTAGCGGCTCAAGCTGACTTGTTAGCTTCCTTAGAACAATACGCTTTTCGAGCATTCGCCGAAGCTTTAGAAAGCATTCCTTTGGCGTTAGCCGAAAATAGCGGATTAAGCGCTATTCACGCTTTAGCCGAAGTTAAAGCTAAACAAGCGGGAACCGGCGATTCTGCTTTGGGAATTGATTGCATGCAAACTGGGAATGTTAATATGAGAGATCAACACGTTATAGAATCTCTTAAATCGAAGAGGCAACAAATTAAGCTTGCTACTCAATTGGTTAAAATGATTCTTAAGATCGATGATGTTCGTTCTGCACAGGAATCACAATGA
- the LOC111423569 gene encoding eukaryotic translation initiation factor 3 subunit K: protein MAEAMKQVVADMLKGIERYNPNNLPTLERYVEIQSRENAYDLEANLAVLKLYQLNPHKFNMDITSQILLKALTNLPHTDFILCKCLLSERKLVVEPINQITYLADILEQCDFQIFWTRVHSMPELTQRITGFLDSIRKFVCHVVGITYQSIEKRHLAQLLGGVDDITLKHWVKKYGWKEEGNLIFISNQDENIKTKNINEKIDFESVGAIMAASR, encoded by the exons ATGGCAGAAGCTATGAAACAAGTCGTAGCAGATATGCTAAAAGGAATTGAAAG ATACAACCCGAATAATCTCCCTACGTTAGAGCGTTACGTTGAAATTCAATCCAGAGAGAATGCTTACGATTTAGAAGCAAATTTGGCGGTGTTAAAACTGTATCAATTAAATCCGCACAAATTCAACATGGATATAACAAGCCAAATCTTATTAAAGGCTTTAACGAATCTGCCACACACCGATTTTATTCTGTGTAAATGCTTGTTGAGTGAACGTAAATTGGTTGTGGAACCTATAAATCAAATTACTTATTTGGCTGATATCCTGGAACAATGTGATTTTCAAATCTTTTGGACGAGGGTTCATTCGATGCCGGAATTAACGCAAAGAATAACGGGATTTTTGGATTCGATAAGAAAGTTTGTTTGCCATGTTGTTGGAATTACCTATCAAAGTATTGAAAAGAGGCATTTGGCTCAACTTTTGGGCGGAGTTGATGATATCACTTTGAAACATTGGGTTAAGAAGTACGGATGGAAAGAAGAGGGTAATTTGATATTCATTTCCAATCAAGATGAAAACATCaagacaaaaaatattaacgaaaaGATCGATTTTGAAAGTGTTGGAGCTATTATGGCTGCAAGCcgttaa